One window of Marmota flaviventris isolate mMarFla1 chromosome 5, mMarFla1.hap1, whole genome shotgun sequence genomic DNA carries:
- the Pttg1 gene encoding securin isoform X1 — MACFDSAPGPASSRRSQLNRELCFKPRACGVSGRAVLEQSRMATLIFVDKENGEPGTRVAPKEVLKRGPGPVKALDGRSQVSTPLVGKTFDAPPAPKTVRKALGTVNRATEKTVKTNAPLKQKQPTFPAKKMTEKTAKAKSSVPASDETYPEIENFFPFNPLDFESFDLPEEHQIAHLPLSGVPLMILDEERGLEKLLQLGPPSPVKMPSPPWASDPLQSPSSILSTLDVELPPVCYDMDI; from the exons ATGGCATGTTTTG ACTCCGCCCCAGGCCCCGCCTCCTCGCGGAGGAGCCAATTGAATCGCGAGTTGTGTTTTAAACCGCGGGCGTGTGGCGTCTCTGGCCGCGCGGTTTTGG AGCAATCCAGAATGGCTACTTTGATTTTTGTTGATAAGGAAAATGGAGAACCTGGTACTCGTGTGGCTCCTAAGGAGGTGCTGAAGCGGGGGCCTGGGCCTG TTAAAGCCTTAGATGGGAGGTCTCAGGTTTCAACACCACTTGTTGGCAAAACGTTTGATGCTCCACCAGCCCCTAAAACTGTCAGAAAGGCTTTGGGAACTGTCAACAGAGCTACAGAAAAGACAGTAAAGACCAATGCACCcctcaaacaaaaacaaccaacctTCCCTGCCAAAAAG ATGACCGAGAAGACTGCTAAAGCAAAAAGCTCTGTTCCTGCCTCTGATGAGACCTATCCAGAAATAGAAAACTTCTTTCCCTTCAATCCTTTAG ATTTTGAGAGTTTTGACCTGCCTGAGGAGCATCAGATTGCTCACCTCCCCTTGAGTGGAGTGCCTCTCATGATCCTTGACGAGGAGAGAGGACTTGAAAAGCTGTTGCAGCTGGGCCCCCCTTCGCCTGTGAAGATGCCATCACCACCATGGGCATCTG ATCCGCTGCAGTCCCCTTCAAGCATTCTGTCAACCCTGGATGTGGAATTGCCACCCGTTTGTTATGACATGGATATTTAA
- the Pttg1 gene encoding securin isoform X2, with protein MPSPVSHTYVSSLEQSRMATLIFVDKENGEPGTRVAPKEVLKRGPGPVKALDGRSQVSTPLVGKTFDAPPAPKTVRKALGTVNRATEKTVKTNAPLKQKQPTFPAKKMTEKTAKAKSSVPASDETYPEIENFFPFNPLDFESFDLPEEHQIAHLPLSGVPLMILDEERGLEKLLQLGPPSPVKMPSPPWASDPLQSPSSILSTLDVELPPVCYDMDI; from the exons ATGCCG tCCCCGGTTTCTCATACATACGTCTCATCCCTAGAGCAATCCAGAATGGCTACTTTGATTTTTGTTGATAAGGAAAATGGAGAACCTGGTACTCGTGTGGCTCCTAAGGAGGTGCTGAAGCGGGGGCCTGGGCCTG TTAAAGCCTTAGATGGGAGGTCTCAGGTTTCAACACCACTTGTTGGCAAAACGTTTGATGCTCCACCAGCCCCTAAAACTGTCAGAAAGGCTTTGGGAACTGTCAACAGAGCTACAGAAAAGACAGTAAAGACCAATGCACCcctcaaacaaaaacaaccaacctTCCCTGCCAAAAAG ATGACCGAGAAGACTGCTAAAGCAAAAAGCTCTGTTCCTGCCTCTGATGAGACCTATCCAGAAATAGAAAACTTCTTTCCCTTCAATCCTTTAG ATTTTGAGAGTTTTGACCTGCCTGAGGAGCATCAGATTGCTCACCTCCCCTTGAGTGGAGTGCCTCTCATGATCCTTGACGAGGAGAGAGGACTTGAAAAGCTGTTGCAGCTGGGCCCCCCTTCGCCTGTGAAGATGCCATCACCACCATGGGCATCTG ATCCGCTGCAGTCCCCTTCAAGCATTCTGTCAACCCTGGATGTGGAATTGCCACCCGTTTGTTATGACATGGATATTTAA
- the Pttg1 gene encoding securin isoform X3: MATLIFVDKENGEPGTRVAPKEVLKRGPGPVKALDGRSQVSTPLVGKTFDAPPAPKTVRKALGTVNRATEKTVKTNAPLKQKQPTFPAKKMTEKTAKAKSSVPASDETYPEIENFFPFNPLDFESFDLPEEHQIAHLPLSGVPLMILDEERGLEKLLQLGPPSPVKMPSPPWASDPLQSPSSILSTLDVELPPVCYDMDI; encoded by the exons ATGGCTACTTTGATTTTTGTTGATAAGGAAAATGGAGAACCTGGTACTCGTGTGGCTCCTAAGGAGGTGCTGAAGCGGGGGCCTGGGCCTG TTAAAGCCTTAGATGGGAGGTCTCAGGTTTCAACACCACTTGTTGGCAAAACGTTTGATGCTCCACCAGCCCCTAAAACTGTCAGAAAGGCTTTGGGAACTGTCAACAGAGCTACAGAAAAGACAGTAAAGACCAATGCACCcctcaaacaaaaacaaccaacctTCCCTGCCAAAAAG ATGACCGAGAAGACTGCTAAAGCAAAAAGCTCTGTTCCTGCCTCTGATGAGACCTATCCAGAAATAGAAAACTTCTTTCCCTTCAATCCTTTAG ATTTTGAGAGTTTTGACCTGCCTGAGGAGCATCAGATTGCTCACCTCCCCTTGAGTGGAGTGCCTCTCATGATCCTTGACGAGGAGAGAGGACTTGAAAAGCTGTTGCAGCTGGGCCCCCCTTCGCCTGTGAAGATGCCATCACCACCATGGGCATCTG ATCCGCTGCAGTCCCCTTCAAGCATTCTGTCAACCCTGGATGTGGAATTGCCACCCGTTTGTTATGACATGGATATTTAA